CCGGACTGTCGAGATAATAGATCACACAGCCGCTGATGACCGTGTCCAAGGTCATCAGTTGACCTTGATGCGAGCTGGAAAACACGGGCCAATCCTCTTGGCAGTGCCGGTTCCATGCGGTCTCGATTTGCTGCTTCGTCATGGGATCCTCCGGCGTTCAATCGGCATCCGGCCGTCGTCGTCCGGTGTGGTTCGCCTCGTCCTATGGATAAAGACCGCGCTGGAGATGCGCCTGCGCAACCTGATCGATTCCGCTCATGAGCGCCGCCATGCGCATCGACGTCTTTTGTCGCCGAGACAATTCGAGCGTGCGGTGAAAGGCCGAGGTGATCAGGTTGTGGAGCCGCCGCTGGATGTCCTCGGCGCTCCAAAAAAACCGCTGCAGATCCTGCACCCACTCGAAGTACGATACGATGACGCCGCCCGAATTGGCCAGAATGTCCGGAACGACAAAGACGCCTTTCTCCCCCAGAATGCGATCGGCGTCCAGCGTGGTCGGCCCATTGGCGCCCTCGACGAGAATTTTGCAGCGCAGGCGGGACGCGTTTTTCACCGTGATCTGCTCAGACAGGGCGGCGGGGACAAGCATCGTACAGTCCAGCTCCAATAGGTCATCGTTGGTGATGGGCTCGCCCATCTTGGTTTCCTGGAGAGACCGCCCTTCTTCCCGATATCGGCGGAGCAGCTCCGGGATGTCGAGTCCCTTGGGATCGTACAAACCGCCGTTGACGTCGCTGACGGCGACCACGCGGCCCCCCTGCTGTTGCATGATGCGCGCGGTATGAGAGCCGACGTTTCCAAATCCTTGGATCGCCACCGTCGCGCGGTCAATGGATAGCCCAAGATGGCGCAGCGCTTCCATGGCCACATACACGACTCCGCGTCCGGTGGCTTCCTCGCGTCCCAGGCTGCCGCCCAGCGACAGCGGCTTGCCGGTCACGACGCCTGGGACGGCGTAGCCGACCTGTTGGCTGTAGGTGTCCATGATCCACGCCATGACTTGGGCGTCCGTTCCGACATCCGGAGCCGGAACGTCCTTGTCGGGACCGATGAGCGGAAAGATTTCCGCCGCGTATCGCCTGGTCAACCGCTGCAATTCCGAGCGGGACAACGTTTTGGGCGCCACCCGGATGCCGCCTTTGGCTCCTCCATACGGGAGGCCGACCAAGGCACATTTCCAGGTCATCCACATGGCCAACGCCGCCACCTCGCCGAGGCTCACGTCCGGATGGTAGCGAATGCCTCCTTTGGAGGGGCCGCGGGAGGAATCGTGTTGGACCCGATAGCCGGTGAAAACCTCCACTCGTCCGTCGTCCATGCGGACCGGAAGGCTGACGACCAGTGAACGCTGAGGCAGCTTCAGCCGCTC
This sequence is a window from Candidatus Nitrospira inopinata. Protein-coding genes within it:
- a CDS encoding Glu/Leu/Phe/Val family dehydrogenase → MQELDTHTFRLAVAQFDEAAEALRLDPNLRERLKLPQRSLVVSLPVRMDDGRVEVFTGYRVQHDSSRGPSKGGIRYHPDVSLGEVAALAMWMTWKCALVGLPYGGAKGGIRVAPKTLSRSELQRLTRRYAAEIFPLIGPDKDVPAPDVGTDAQVMAWIMDTYSQQVGYAVPGVVTGKPLSLGGSLGREEATGRGVVYVAMEALRHLGLSIDRATVAIQGFGNVGSHTARIMQQQGGRVVAVSDVNGGLYDPKGLDIPELLRRYREEGRSLQETKMGEPITNDDLLELDCTMLVPAALSEQITVKNASRLRCKILVEGANGPTTLDADRILGEKGVFVVPDILANSGGVIVSYFEWVQDLQRFFWSAEDIQRRLHNLITSAFHRTLELSRRQKTSMRMAALMSGIDQVAQAHLQRGLYP